GGCAGTTCGTGGCTGCCGGTAGCCACCAGCTTCTCCTCGCCCGGTCCCAACTGCTCGTTTACCTGGACAGTGCCCAACAACTTATCCAGCAACTGCCTGATACGCGTGACTGATGCGGCAAACAACACCCGCACCGACCAGAGCAACGCCATATTTACAATTTCGGCCTTTGCTGTTTCGGCCACGGCTTCGTCGGCATCGGTTTGTGCCGGTGCTTCCACCACGCTTACAGCCACGGGAGCGGCCAGCTATACCTGGCAGCCGGGCAACCTGAGCGGCAACACTATTTCGGTTACACCCGGCGGTACCACAACTTATACGGTAACGGGCACATCGGGCGCATGTTCGGCGGTGGCTACGGTAACGGTAACGGTGTTGCCTTTGCCCACGGTAACGGCTTCGGCTTCATCCACCACCATTTGCCAGTCGGGCTCGGTTACGCTTAATGCTACGGGCGCCACCAGCTACCTCTGGTCGCCGGGCGGAAGTCTGAACATTTCAAACATTCAGTCGCCCACGGCATCGCCCACAGCTACTACTACTTATACCGTAACCGGTACCAACAGCAATGGTTGCTCTAACACCGGCACAGTAACCGTAACAGTAATTGCCGCAGGATCAGTATCGCTTACGGCATCGCAAAACAACATTTGCCCGGGCACCAACGTAACGCTTACCGCATCGGGCGCAAGTACCTACAACTGGCAGCCGGGCAATACATCGGGAGCTACACTCAGCGTGGCGCCTACGGCTACTACCACCTACACGGTAACCGGCACATCGGGTTCGTGCTCAAGCTCATCAACCATTACCATCACAGTAACCACTCCGCCGGCGGTGAGCGTTTCTGCATCAGCAGCAAACATTTGCTCGGGCAACAGCACTACGCTAACGGCCAGCGGCGCAGCCACCTATGCGTGGACACCCGGCAACCTCACCGGCGCATCAGTGAGTGTGAGTCCTGCTGTAACAACTACCTACACCGTAATCGGTTCAAACGGAAGCTGCAACGATACTGATTTTGTAACCATCACTGTTGCTCCCTCGCCGGCTGTTTCGCTTAGCGGCAACACCACAGTTTGCGCGGGCAGCAGTACTACACTCACTGCTACGGGAGCTACCTCGTATCTCTGGCAGCCGGGCAACCTCAGTGGCAGCAGTGTAACGGTAACACCGTTGGCCACCACTACCTACACCATTACCGGCACTACCGGAAGCTGCACAGCTACGCAAACAATTACAGTAACAGTTAATCCGCTGCCCGCAGTGGCCGCATCGGCATCGCAAACCATTTGCACGGGTGCTACCACTACTGTTTCGGCCACAGGCGCAGTAACCTACAACTGGATGCCCGGCAACCTCAGCGGCGCATCAGTTGCTGTTACACCGGCATCAACTACTACCTATACGGTTACCGGTACCGGCAGCAATGGTTGCACCGCCACATCAACCACCACAATTACCGTTATCAATCCGCCCACCGTTACAGTGAGTGGTAATACTACACTTTGCGCCGGCAGCACCACTACGCTTACGGCCAACGGCGCGGTAACCTATACCTGGCAGCCGGGCAACTTAACCGGAGCCAGTGTAACAGTTACACCTTCATCAACCACTACCTACACCATAACCGGCACCACCGGAAGCTGCAGCGCCACGCAAACAGTAACCGTAACCGTGAATGCGGCGCCTGTAGTTGCGGCTACTGCTTCGCAAACGGTGGCCTGCACGGGTTCGCCGGTAACGTTAACCGCTACCGGCGCGGCTACCTACACGTGGCAGCCCGGCAACCTGAGCGGCAGCAGTGTAAGTGTATCACCGGTTTCGGCTACTACTTATACTGTAACCGGTACAGCGGCCAGCGGCTGTGCGGCTACGGCTACTGTGGCGCTCAGTGTACAAACTACGCCTACCGTTTCGGTAACGGGCAATAGTGTAATCTGCAGCGGTGGATCAACCACATTAACGGCTACCGGTGCGGCAAGTTATGTGTGGCAGCCGGGCAACTTCCCCGGAAGTTCGGTAACTGTATCGCCTGCATCGGCCACTACTTACACGGTAACCGGCAGTAACGGCATCTGTACATCCACACAAACCTTTGCCGTAACCATTGCGCCCACACCCACGGTAACAGCCACCGCGTCACAAAGTACGGTGTGCAGCGGCAGTCCTGTAACACTTACGGCTAACGGCGCTGCTTCATATACCTGGATGCCCGGCAACTTAACCGGCGCTTCGGTTAGTGTAACACCTGCAACCACTACAACATACACAGTAACTGGCGTAAACGGCAGCTGCTCGTCCACAGCTACGGTAGCTGTAACCGTGTCGCCTGCTTCGCCGGTAACGGTGAGCGGAGCAACCTCTGTTTGCGCCGGCAGCAGCACCACGCTCACCGCATCGGGTGCGGCAAGTTATGTGTGGATGCCGGGTAACCTTACCACTGCATCGGTTACACTTACACCTTCATCAACCACTACCTACACGGTTACCGGCACTTCGGTGAACGGATGTACAGCCACACAAACCGTGCTTGTAACCGTGCAGCCGATTCCGGTAGTTACGGCTACGGGGCCTGCGTCGGTGTGTGCGGGTTCGCCGGTTACGTTTACGGCTTCGGGTGCAACTTCATACACCTGGCAGCCCGGCAACTTCCCCGGAAATACATTAACTGTAACACCACTTTCAAACAGCACCTACACCGTTACCGGTGTGAGCGCCGGATGCAGCAACACAGCCACAGTGGCTGTAACAGTTGCACCCACGCCCACAGTTACAGCCACCGCTTCGTCGTCGTCAGTTTGTCCGGGCGGAACAGTAACACTTACTGCATCGGGTGCAAGTTCATACATCTGGATGCCGGGCAACCTCAGCGGAAGCAGTGTGGTGGTTACGCCTTCAGTTACTACCACATATACGGTAACGGGTGTTGACGGAAGCTGCCAAACTTCTGCAACGGTTAGCATAACGGTAAATCCGGTAGCGCCTGTAACAGTTAGCGGCTCATCAAGCGTGTGTGCCGGAAGCGCGGTTACACTCACAGCAACCGGTGCAGCAAGCTATACGTGGCAACCGGGTAATTTAACCGGCAGCAGCATTTCAACCATTCCTTCAACCAACACCACATACACTGTAACCGGACTCACCGCAGCGGGTTGTACTACCACAGGCACATTTGCGGTAACGGTATTGAGCGTTCCCGCAGTAACAGTAGCCGGACCGGCCTCTGTATGTTCGGGTAGTCCGGCCACACTTACGGCTTTGGGAGCAAGTTCATACACCTGGCAGCCGGGCAACTTTACCGGAAGCAGTGTAACAGTAGCACCGCTTGTTACTACCACCTACACAGTTGCAGGAACAAACGGCACATGCAGCGATACGTTATTGTATGTACTCACTGTTTCATCATCGCCGGTAGTTACGGCAGTGGCGGCACAATCGTCGGTATGTACGGGTGGTTCTACCACGCTTACAGCCAGCGGCGCCGCAGCTTATACCTGGATGCCGGGCAACCTGAGCGGAAGCAGCATTACGGTTACGCCTTCGGCCACCACTACTTACACGGTAACGGGTATAAATGGCAGCTGCAGCGCAACGGCTACAGTTACTGTTACCGTAAACTCATCGTTGCCGTTGTTTGCATCGGCTGCGCAGAGCAGTGTGTGCGCGGGAAGCAGCACCACGCTTACGGCCACAGGTGCCAGCTCATACACCTGGCAGCCGGGCAACCTGAGCGGCAGCAGCATTAATGTAACGCCGGCAGCAACAACTACTTATACCGTAACTGGCATAAGCGGTACCTGTTCGGGCACGCAAACGGTAACAGTAACAACCAATGCAGCGCCCAGCGTGGTGGTGCTTGGTGGCGGCAGTGTGTGTGCGGGCGGTTCGGCCACGCTTACGGCCAGCGGCGCGGCAAGTTATGTGTGGCAGCCGGGCAACCTGAGTGGCAGCAGCGTAACCGTTGCCCCCACGGTAAATACTACTTACACGGTAACAGGCACCGGCAGCAATGGTTGTACAAATACAGTTACTGTTTCGGTGAATGTGAATGCTGTGCCGGTAATTACAATTACGGGCGATGGTGTGATATGTGCTGGAAGCAGTTCGCAGCTTACTGCTTCGGGAGCAGCTAGCTATACGTGGATGCCCGGTAATTTGAGCGGGGCTTCAGTTTCTGTATCACCTGCAGTGAATACCACATACACGGTAACCGGTGTCGATTCGCTTGGCTGTTCGGCTACGGCGGTACAGTCTATTTTGGTAACACCATTGCCGGTAGTGCTGTTGAGCGGCAACACGCAGATCTGTTCGGGCGGAACTACGCAGCTGTTTGCTACAGGGGCTGCAAGTTATTTGTGGATGCCGGGCAACCTGAGTGACAGCAGCGTTACCGTGAATCCTGCAGCAACGACCACATACACGGTAACCGGCACTACGGGCAACTGTTCGTCCACCTCAACCATAACGGTAACGGTGAGTCCGTCGCCTGTAGTAACGGCTTCGGCGCTGCAAAGTGTTGTGTGTGCGGGCGGCTCAACTACGCTTAGTGCATCGGGGGCCTCGTCGTACATCTGGCAGCCGGGCAACCTGACGGGTGCTGTGGTGGCGGTATCGCCTCAGGCTACTACAACTTACACCGTAACCGGCATAAGCGGCAACTGCAGCAGTACGGCTACTGTGCTGGTGACAGTATTGCCTGCACCGGCGTTGTTTGTGCAGCCTCAACCGCTCAGCATTTGTCAGGGAACCACAGCCACACTGGTGGCAGGTGGTGCGGCAAATTACCTGTGGCAGCCGGGCAACGTAAGCAACGATTCGCTCGTTGTGGCACCCTCGGTAACCACTACATACACTGTAACTGCAACTGATGCAAACGGATGTACAGCCACTACTACAGCCACAGTAAACGTAGGCACTGCGCCGGTTGTAAGTGCATTTGCAAACAACACGGTTATTTGTGCCGGCGATGCGGTTACACTCAATGCCGTAGGTGCTGATGTGTACAGCTGGATTCCGGGCAACCTCGGCGGTTCGTCTGTTTCATCCACACCTGCATCAACCACAACCTATACGGTAACCGGCACCACCAGCAACGGCTGTTCATCAACCGACACCATTACCGTACAGGTGAACGCTTTGCCCGCGGTAAGTTTTGCCCTGAGTAGCGACACTGTGTGCAGCGGCGAGGCTCCGTTTGCCCTCGGCGGTGGTATTCCGGCCGGCGGCACATACAGCGGTCAGGGTGTGGTGGCCGGGCAGTTTGACCCCATGAATTCGGGCACCGGACTTATCCAGATCACCTATTCATATACTGATCCGGTAACCGGCTGTGCCAACACCGCTACTGATCTGATGTATGTGGATCCGTGTGCGGGTGTGAATGAAAGCACAGGTAATACCGTTTCGTTTACACTGTATCCGAACCCGGCCGATGACAGGGTAACGCTGGTGTACAGCATGTGGAGCGGGCCTGTATCGGTGATTATGTACAATTCACTCGGCCAGCAGGTGAGCAGTGTTCAGCTTACCGGCGTACAAACCGACATCAGTTTGCGCGATTTGCCGGTTGGTGTGTATCACCTCACACTGATTACATCCGAAGGAACCACCACACAGAAAGTAATTAAACAATAACATTGTTTTTTAACCTAACGAAAAGCGCCGGAACAACTCCGGCGCTTTTCGTTTTTTAGCAGGTAAAGAGTTTAATATACGCCCTGTTCGAGCAGCGTAAATACGGTTTGGCCGGGTTCAAGCCACACGGCTTTAATGCCGGTGCGGGCTGCACCGGTTACATGTTGTTTAGAATCATCGATAAATAATGTTTCTTCGGCTTTCAGCCCGTGGTCGTTCATTACTTTGCGGAAGAATTCTTCGTCGGGTTTTCGCATACCCATGCGGCAGGAGTAATACCATTGATCAAAGTAATTGCTGAAATCGGGGAACCCGAAGGTTTGCTGCAGGTAATCTGAGAATGCGCTAACATGAATTTCGTTGGTATTGCTGAGCAGGTAGAGTTTGTATTTTTTACGCAGGTTTTGCAGCAGTTCAAGACGTTCGGCAGGGAGGTTGAGCAGCATGGCATTCCATGCAGTGTCAATAGCATCATCGCTGGTATGCGGCGGCAGGTGTTTGCGGAGCTCGTTTCTGAATTGGGCCGGAGAAATATTGCCTTTGTCGAATTCGTCG
This genomic window from Bacteroidota bacterium contains:
- a CDS encoding HAD family phosphatase; this translates as MIRNLIFDLGGVLLNLDFEATASSFRALGLHNFDELYTQARQTGFFDEFDKGNISPAQFRNELRKHLPPHTSDDAIDTAWNAMLLNLPAERLELLQNLRKKYKLYLLSNTNEIHVSAFSDYLQQTFGFPDFSNYFDQWYYSCRMGMRKPDEEFFRKVMNDHGLKAEETLFIDDSKQHVTGAARTGIKAVWLEPGQTVFTLLEQGVY